A window of Paremcibacter congregatus contains these coding sequences:
- the rsmD gene encoding 16S rRNA (guanine(966)-N(2))-methyltransferase RsmD, whose protein sequence is MRIISGQYRGRKLLSPSNQDIRPTSDRMRETMFNILSHAPISLTGANVLDVFAGTGALGLEALSRGAAHVTFFDKHRPSLDLVKRNIALLQAEKKTRIKCVSAPILPRPTAQFNFIFLDPPYNLNVINETIISLKKSGYMAKDCLVIAEYAAANPIEFPDFLKVSTEKTYGEAHFSFLEVIS, encoded by the coding sequence ATGAGAATTATCAGCGGACAATATCGTGGGCGGAAATTGCTTTCGCCATCTAACCAGGATATCCGTCCGACTTCGGATCGCATGCGAGAGACCATGTTCAACATCCTCTCCCATGCCCCCATTTCGCTGACAGGCGCCAATGTGCTTGACGTTTTTGCCGGCACCGGCGCGCTCGGCCTCGAAGCCCTGTCACGCGGGGCCGCCCATGTCACTTTTTTCGACAAGCACCGCCCCTCTCTTGATCTGGTGAAAAGAAATATCGCCCTGTTGCAAGCTGAAAAAAAGACACGTATAAAGTGCGTTTCTGCCCCCATACTGCCGCGTCCGACGGCACAGTTCAATTTCATATTTCTCGACCCGCCATACAACTTAAACGTGATAAATGAGACTATAATCTCTTTGAAAAAATCTGGCTACATGGCTAAAGATTGCCTTGTTATCGCAGAGTATGCTGCCGCCAACCCCATAGAATTCCCTGATTTTCTTAAAGTTTCAACGGAAAAAACCTATGGAGAAGCCCACTTCTCCTTTCTGGAAGTAATATCTTAA
- a CDS encoding pseudouridine synthase, whose translation MTDETQKPATAGTEPQDAPAKGERIAKMLARAGVGSRRAVERMIEAGMVKQGDRVIDTPATLITSVEGITVDGQKVNPPEPTKIWLYHKPAGRVTTYFDPDGRPTVFEALPANMPRVLSVGRLDLNTEGLLLLTNDGELSRWLELPSTGWLRTYKVRCHGYFDRDRLAEIRRGLTIDDVKYRGVKIDINESREKSNLWLTIAIREGKNREVRKLLEYIGLQVTRLIRLSYGPFELKEMARGTILEVPTKDTHLHCAEYFKDKGIEAPGGVTAEKPSSRPAKERQGWAKAKPKTNNRRANKKRTDPKRFEEDLPKKVRGNRPSTPPRGKSPATARAKTPRPSGKK comes from the coding sequence ATGACAGATGAAACGCAAAAGCCCGCTACGGCCGGCACAGAACCTCAGGATGCTCCCGCCAAAGGCGAACGCATCGCAAAAATGCTCGCCCGGGCCGGTGTCGGCTCACGCCGGGCCGTGGAACGGATGATTGAAGCCGGCATGGTCAAGCAGGGCGACCGGGTAATTGATACCCCCGCCACCCTGATCACCAGCGTCGAGGGAATCACCGTCGATGGCCAGAAAGTCAATCCGCCGGAACCCACCAAAATCTGGCTGTACCACAAGCCGGCCGGTCGGGTGACCACCTATTTCGACCCCGATGGCCGCCCGACTGTATTTGAAGCCCTGCCGGCCAATATGCCGCGGGTCCTGTCCGTCGGCCGCCTTGATCTGAATACGGAAGGCCTGCTGCTGCTGACCAATGACGGGGAATTGTCCCGTTGGCTGGAACTGCCGTCCACAGGCTGGTTGCGGACCTACAAGGTGCGCTGTCACGGTTATTTCGATCGCGACCGGCTGGCGGAAATCCGCCGGGGCCTGACCATCGACGATGTCAAATATCGCGGCGTCAAGATCGACATTAATGAAAGCCGGGAAAAATCCAATCTGTGGCTGACCATCGCCATTCGCGAAGGCAAAAACCGGGAAGTGCGCAAGCTGCTCGAATATATCGGCTTGCAGGTGACGCGCCTGATCCGGCTGTCATACGGCCCGTTTGAACTGAAAGAAATGGCCCGGGGCACAATTCTGGAGGTGCCGACCAAGGACACCCACCTGCATTGCGCCGAATACTTCAAGGACAAAGGCATCGAAGCTCCCGGCGGCGTTACAGCCGAAAAACCCAGTTCGCGGCCAGCCAAAGAACGCCAGGGCTGGGCCAAGGCGAAACCCAAAACCAATAACCGGCGCGCCAACAAAAAACGTACAGACCCGAAACGTTTCGAAGAAGATCTGCCGAAAAAGGTCCGGGGCAACCGGCCTTCGACACCCCCGCGCGGCAAGTCCCCCGCCACCGCCCGCGCTAAAACACCGCGGCCCTCGGGGAAAAAATGA
- a CDS encoding nucleoside deaminase, translated as MELALKEAEKAALRGEVPVGAVIVAGDSGAVIAVASNRVMEDRDPSAHAELLAIRAACAALGSERLPGCDLYVTLEPCPMCAQLISFARLRRLYFAADDPKGGGVENGPRVLHASSCHHQPEIYGGIGARPAAQMLKKFFQARR; from the coding sequence ATGGAATTAGCCCTGAAAGAGGCGGAAAAGGCCGCGTTGCGTGGCGAAGTGCCCGTGGGGGCGGTGATTGTTGCGGGCGACAGCGGCGCGGTGATTGCGGTGGCCTCCAACCGGGTGATGGAGGACCGGGACCCTTCGGCGCATGCGGAACTTCTGGCGATTCGCGCGGCCTGCGCGGCGTTGGGAAGTGAACGGCTGCCGGGGTGTGATCTCTATGTCACGCTGGAGCCTTGCCCCATGTGTGCGCAGCTGATTTCCTTCGCCCGTCTGCGGCGTCTGTATTTTGCCGCCGATGACCCGAAAGGCGGGGGGGTGGAAAATGGTCCCCGGGTCCTGCATGCCTCAAGCTGCCACCATCAGCCGGAAATCTACGGTGGCATCGGGGCGAGGCCGGCGGCGCAGATGTTGAAAAAGTTCTTTCAGGCGCGCCGCTAA
- a CDS encoding mechanosensitive ion channel family protein, which yields MNELIAKAETWLAAVVVWIDVTLLSYQSLVQLGIILLLWGISWGIVRLVRFMFPVGLGRYEIYRRLQPQLSPLYDLLLWAVMIGLVKAVADQKEIPTTAFNIAESLIWAWIVIRLATSLIDNREIARLVRAFAWGVAALNIVGWLTPLIEFLDQMTFSLGQGEVSALGILTGVLTLIFLVWLALISTNFLESWLGKVQGVNPSARVLLSKIARIVLIAAAFLFAVSSVGIDLTVFAVFGGAIGVGLGFGLQKVVSNFVSGVILLMDRSIKPGDVVEVSGTYGRINKLAGRYTSVISRDGREHLIPNEDMVTQTVVNWTFSHRMVRRHLQVGISYKSDVDLAMKLMVEAAEEVPRVLDDPAPRVQLRGFGDSSIDLELRMWIRDAKNGVSNVASDVNYLIWKKFNEHGVEFPYPQRDIHIVSDEKKAETLVAPSAEKS from the coding sequence ATGAATGAATTAATTGCAAAAGCCGAGACATGGCTGGCCGCCGTGGTGGTCTGGATAGATGTCACCCTCTTGTCCTATCAAAGCCTGGTCCAGTTGGGGATAATTCTTCTTCTCTGGGGCATCAGTTGGGGAATCGTACGACTGGTGCGGTTTATGTTTCCTGTGGGGCTCGGCCGGTATGAAATTTATCGACGTCTGCAACCCCAATTGTCCCCCCTTTATGACCTGCTGTTGTGGGCTGTGATGATCGGGCTGGTCAAGGCCGTGGCGGACCAGAAGGAAATCCCCACCACGGCATTCAATATTGCGGAAAGCCTGATCTGGGCCTGGATCGTCATTCGTCTGGCCACCAGCCTGATTGATAACCGGGAAATTGCCCGGTTGGTGCGGGCCTTTGCCTGGGGTGTGGCGGCGCTGAACATAGTCGGCTGGCTTACGCCATTGATTGAATTTCTTGATCAGATGACCTTTTCACTCGGGCAGGGGGAAGTCAGCGCGCTGGGCATTCTGACGGGTGTATTGACCCTGATATTTCTGGTGTGGCTGGCGCTGATCAGTACGAATTTTCTTGAAAGCTGGCTGGGCAAGGTGCAGGGGGTTAATCCGTCCGCCCGGGTTCTGCTGTCGAAAATTGCCCGCATTGTACTGATTGCCGCGGCCTTTCTGTTTGCGGTGTCCAGTGTCGGGATTGACCTGACAGTCTTTGCTGTCTTTGGCGGGGCGATCGGTGTCGGGCTTGGTTTTGGTCTGCAGAAAGTGGTGTCCAACTTCGTCAGCGGGGTGATCCTGCTGATGGACCGATCTATCAAACCGGGGGATGTGGTGGAAGTTTCAGGCACCTATGGCCGGATCAACAAGCTGGCCGGGCGCTATACGTCGGTGATTTCCCGCGATGGCCGGGAACATCTTATTCCAAATGAGGATATGGTCACCCAGACCGTGGTCAACTGGACCTTTTCCCACCGCATGGTGCGGCGTCATTTGCAGGTGGGAATTTCCTACAAAAGCGATGTGGACCTGGCCATGAAATTGATGGTGGAGGCGGCGGAAGAAGTGCCGCGGGTGCTGGATGATCCGGCGCCGCGGGTTCAGTTGCGCGGATTTGGCGACAGCTCCATTGATCTGGAACTGCGCATGTGGATCCGGGATGCCAAAAACGGCGTCAGCAATGTGGCCAGTGATGTCAATTATCTCATCTGGAAGAAATTCAACGAGCATGGTGTTGAATTCCCTTATCCGCAGCGGGATATTCATATCGTATCGGATGAGAAAAAGGCGGAGACGCTGGTTGCGCCGTCCGCCGAAAAATCATAA
- a CDS encoding Na/Pi symporter: MNDFSASGVQTEENNSLVKKTLQWLTVIFLIYMLVMAVGMIGSGFKGATKGQVGDLFAFATNPFMGLIVGVIATAMVQSSSTVTSIIVGLVAGGLPVEMAVPMIMGANIGTTITNTIVSLGHIGRNKEFRRAFAAATVHDFFNLMAVAIFLPIEIIFHPLQKAAGFLAEHFVGGENMSVKGLNFIKPITKPVIAEFKNLAHMISEQGTYIILVIFGITIIFCAIVFIGKLLKKLMVGRAKEIMHASIGRGPLTSIFSGSVVTILVQSSSTTTSLMVPLAGNGVFKLKQIYPFTLGANIGTTITALLAATAISGPTAILALQIALVHLIYNSAAVILIYGIKNLRKIPIRGAMWLARVAAKRKIIALIYMVGVFFVTPGLMVFLYQFFA; the protein is encoded by the coding sequence ATGAATGATTTTTCAGCGTCCGGGGTACAGACGGAAGAAAATAACAGCCTGGTCAAAAAGACACTGCAGTGGCTGACGGTTATTTTCCTGATTTACATGTTGGTTATGGCCGTAGGCATGATCGGCAGCGGTTTCAAAGGCGCGACAAAAGGTCAGGTTGGGGATCTTTTTGCCTTCGCCACCAACCCCTTTATGGGTCTGATTGTCGGCGTCATCGCCACCGCCATGGTGCAATCCTCCTCTACGGTGACCTCAATCATCGTCGGTCTCGTCGCGGGCGGCCTGCCGGTTGAAATGGCGGTGCCCATGATCATGGGCGCCAACATCGGCACCACCATCACCAATACCATCGTCAGCCTTGGCCATATCGGGCGCAACAAAGAATTCCGCCGGGCGTTTGCCGCCGCCACCGTGCATGACTTCTTCAATCTGATGGCGGTCGCCATCTTCCTGCCCATTGAAATTATTTTTCACCCCTTGCAAAAAGCGGCCGGTTTTCTCGCCGAGCATTTTGTCGGTGGAGAAAATATGAGTGTTAAAGGTCTGAATTTCATCAAACCGATTACCAAACCGGTCATCGCAGAATTCAAAAATCTGGCCCATATGATTTCAGAGCAGGGCACCTACATCATTCTGGTGATCTTCGGCATCACCATTATTTTCTGCGCCATCGTATTTATCGGCAAATTGTTGAAAAAACTGATGGTTGGCCGGGCAAAGGAAATCATGCATGCTTCCATTGGCCGTGGCCCCCTGACCAGTATCTTTTCCGGTTCGGTCGTGACCATTCTGGTTCAATCCTCTTCGACCACCACAAGTTTGATGGTGCCGCTTGCCGGTAACGGGGTCTTCAAACTGAAACAGATTTATCCTTTTACCCTCGGGGCCAATATCGGCACCACCATCACAGCCCTTCTGGCGGCAACGGCGATTTCCGGCCCGACCGCCATTCTGGCCCTGCAGATTGCCCTGGTGCATCTGATTTACAACTCTGCCGCTGTCATCCTGATTTATGGCATCAAGAACCTGCGCAAGATACCGATCCGCGGCGCCATGTGGCTTGCCAGGGTCGCGGCCAAGCGCAAAATCATTGCGCTGATCTATATGGTTGGCGTATTCTTTGTTACCCCCGGCCTTATGGTCTTTCTATATCAATTTTTTGCATAA
- the purD gene encoding phosphoribosylamine--glycine ligase translates to MNILVIGSGGREHALTWKIAQSPLADEIYIAPGNGGTQELATSVSLDVTDHDAVVTFCRAHDIGFVVVGPEAPLVDGLVDHLDQENIAAFGPKAYAAQLEGSKGFTKDLCAEFNIPTAAYGRFTDAASAKAFAQDKGAPIVVKADGLAAGKGVIIAETLDQANAAIDDIFGGQFGAAGAELVIEEFLVGEEASFFALCDGDNILPLATAQDHKRVGEGDTGPNTGGMGAYSPAPVMTPEMTRRTIDEIILPTVRGMKKRGHPFRGVFFAGLMITEKGPELIEYNVRFGDPECQVLMMRLKSDILPALIASAEGGLDLIKLDWRDRSALTVVMAANGYPESYEKNTLIGNLSEAGENEDCMIFHAGTKQEGGHIFATGGRVLNVTALGDSVTQAQTTAYAAVDKIDWPDGFCRRDIGWRAVEREKN, encoded by the coding sequence ATGAATATTCTGGTGATTGGTTCCGGTGGACGCGAACATGCCCTGACATGGAAAATTGCCCAAAGCCCGCTGGCCGATGAAATCTATATCGCACCCGGCAACGGCGGCACCCAGGAGCTCGCCACCAGCGTCAGCCTTGATGTGACCGATCATGACGCCGTCGTCACCTTCTGCCGCGCCCATGATATCGGCTTTGTCGTCGTCGGCCCGGAAGCCCCGTTGGTTGACGGCCTTGTCGATCATCTCGATCAAGAAAATATCGCCGCCTTTGGCCCCAAGGCTTACGCCGCGCAACTGGAAGGCTCGAAAGGCTTTACGAAAGACCTCTGTGCCGAATTCAACATCCCCACTGCCGCTTACGGCCGCTTTACCGATGCCGCCAGCGCCAAGGCCTTCGCCCAGGACAAAGGCGCGCCGATCGTGGTCAAGGCTGACGGTCTCGCCGCCGGCAAGGGCGTGATCATCGCTGAAACCCTCGACCAGGCCAACGCCGCCATCGACGACATTTTCGGCGGACAGTTTGGCGCCGCCGGGGCCGAGCTGGTGATCGAAGAATTCCTCGTCGGCGAGGAAGCCAGTTTCTTCGCGCTGTGTGACGGCGACAATATCCTGCCGCTTGCCACCGCCCAGGACCATAAACGGGTCGGCGAAGGCGACACGGGCCCCAATACCGGCGGCATGGGCGCCTATAGCCCCGCCCCTGTGATGACGCCCGAGATGACCCGGCGCACCATTGATGAGATCATCCTGCCGACCGTGCGCGGCATGAAGAAACGCGGCCACCCGTTCCGCGGCGTGTTTTTCGCCGGGCTGATGATCACCGAGAAGGGACCGGAACTGATTGAATATAACGTGCGTTTCGGCGATCCGGAATGTCAGGTGCTGATGATGCGTCTCAAATCCGATATTCTTCCGGCCCTGATCGCCAGCGCCGAGGGCGGCCTCGACCTGATCAAGCTCGACTGGCGCGACCGGTCCGCTCTCACCGTTGTGATGGCGGCCAACGGTTATCCAGAATCTTATGAGAAAAATACCCTGATCGGTAATCTGTCCGAGGCCGGAGAGAATGAGGATTGTATGATCTTCCATGCCGGCACAAAACAGGAAGGCGGTCATATTTTCGCCACCGGCGGACGGGTGCTTAATGTCACCGCACTTGGCGACTCCGTAACCCAGGCCCAGACCACCGCCTATGCCGCCGTCGATAAAATCGATTGGCCTGACGGTTTCTGCCGCCGGGATATTGGCTGGCGCGCCGTCGAACGCGAAAAAAACTAA
- the xseA gene encoding exodeoxyribonuclease VII large subunit, with product MKKSRNMSDYPYNAEQKASNAPEYSVTELSMALKRTVEDTYGYVRLRGEISGFKRAASGHIYMALKDDKAVMDAVMWKGVAGKLGFRPEDGLEVIATGKLTTYPGRSKYQIVIERMEPAGAGALMALLEERKKQLAAEGLFDQSRKKMIPYLPQVIGVVTSPTGAVIRDILHRLSDRFPRHVLVWPVIVQGQGAAEQVAEAIRGFNALEKGGAIPRPDLLIVARGGGSLEDLWAFNEEVVIRAVADSEIPLISAVGHETDTTLIDYASDLRAPTPTAAAEHAVPVRDDLLYTVQDLGTRLNRSVRRMVSDKAQKLDGLGRGLPKPSDMLALSRQRFDDVAERLPRALKLLGERRQMQLDSVSRMLRPDLLRRDIVRTQEKTQELGLRLDRAEGQNLRQMRERFEATSRLFDSLNYKRVLDRGFAVIRDAGGKALSSGAGLKSGDGIGIEFKDAEVAAVVAGGPAPTRKKTAAKTKNKAASGDNRQGSLL from the coding sequence GTGAAAAAATCACGGAATATGTCTGATTATCCCTACAATGCTGAACAAAAAGCCAGCAACGCCCCGGAATATAGTGTCACTGAATTGAGCATGGCCCTGAAACGCACGGTCGAGGACACCTATGGCTACGTGCGGCTGCGCGGGGAAATCTCCGGTTTCAAGCGCGCCGCCTCCGGCCATATTTATATGGCGTTGAAGGATGACAAGGCGGTGATGGACGCCGTGATGTGGAAAGGCGTGGCGGGAAAGCTCGGCTTCCGGCCGGAAGACGGCCTTGAAGTGATCGCCACCGGCAAGCTCACCACCTACCCCGGGCGTTCTAAATATCAGATCGTTATCGAGCGAATGGAGCCCGCCGGGGCCGGGGCGCTGATGGCGCTGCTGGAAGAACGCAAAAAACAACTCGCCGCCGAGGGCCTGTTTGATCAAAGCCGCAAGAAGATGATTCCGTATTTGCCGCAGGTGATTGGCGTCGTGACGTCACCCACCGGGGCGGTAATCCGCGATATCCTGCACCGGTTGTCGGATCGCTTTCCCCGCCATGTGCTGGTCTGGCCGGTGATTGTTCAGGGTCAGGGGGCCGCCGAACAGGTGGCCGAGGCGATTCGCGGCTTTAACGCCCTGGAAAAAGGCGGCGCCATTCCCCGCCCCGATCTGCTGATTGTCGCCCGGGGCGGCGGCAGTCTGGAAGATCTCTGGGCCTTCAACGAGGAAGTGGTGATCCGGGCGGTGGCTGACAGTGAAATTCCGCTGATCTCGGCGGTCGGCCATGAGACCGACACCACCCTGATTGATTATGCCTCCGACTTGCGGGCCCCGACGCCGACGGCGGCGGCGGAACATGCGGTGCCGGTGCGCGATGACCTGCTCTATACGGTTCAGGATCTGGGCACACGTCTCAACCGGTCGGTGCGGCGGATGGTCAGCGACAAGGCGCAGAAGCTTGACGGGCTCGGGCGCGGGTTGCCCAAACCTTCCGATATGTTGGCCCTCAGCCGTCAGCGGTTCGATGATGTGGCCGAACGGCTGCCCCGGGCGCTGAAGTTGCTCGGCGAACGGCGTCAGATGCAGCTTGACAGCGTCAGCCGGATGCTGCGGCCGGACCTGCTGCGCCGTGATATTGTCCGCACCCAGGAAAAGACTCAGGAACTCGGTCTCAGGCTCGACCGGGCGGAAGGGCAAAATCTGCGCCAGATGCGCGAGCGGTTCGAGGCCACCAGCCGTCTGTTCGACAGCCTGAATTACAAGCGGGTGCTGGACCGCGGTTTCGCGGTTATTCGTGACGCGGGCGGCAAGGCGCTTTCCTCGGGGGCGGGATTGAAATCCGGCGATGGCATCGGCATTGAATTCAAAGACGCAGAGGTCGCGGCGGTGGTGGCCGGCGGACCAGCCCCGACCCGGAAAAAAACCGCGGCCAAGACCAAGAATAAAGCGGCGTCCGGGGACAACCGTCAAGGAAGTCTGTTATGA
- a CDS encoding M23 family metallopeptidase, with amino-acid sequence MRFFRMMFRAMMLAFVLTGAAQAKNALGLPDTLIQGGFYVGKVAPGGQVWLGDRKLKVSGEGDFAFGLNWKQGAMLKMTYAAPGGQKIPQRFTVTPQTYDVTHIDGLPQKMVTPPAEVLARIRADGARVGKARTTDSARKDFTQGFIWPVRGRISGNFGNHRILNGTPKSPHTGMDIAAPEGTDIVAPLGGKVTMVSDLYYTGNTLIIDHGFGVSTVFAHLQQVAVKEGQDIRQGEKIGTVGATGRATGPHLHWGLNWYKERLNPALVLGE; translated from the coding sequence ATGAGATTTTTTCGGATGATGTTTCGGGCGATGATGCTGGCGTTTGTGCTTACCGGGGCGGCGCAGGCAAAAAATGCGCTCGGCTTGCCGGATACCCTGATCCAGGGCGGTTTCTATGTCGGCAAGGTCGCGCCGGGCGGTCAGGTCTGGCTCGGGGACCGTAAGCTGAAGGTCTCCGGAGAAGGTGATTTCGCCTTCGGCCTCAACTGGAAGCAGGGGGCGATGCTGAAAATGACCTATGCCGCCCCGGGGGGACAAAAAATTCCGCAACGCTTCACGGTGACGCCGCAGACATATGACGTGACCCATATCGATGGCCTGCCGCAAAAGATGGTGACGCCGCCTGCGGAGGTACTCGCCCGCATCCGGGCGGACGGCGCCCGGGTGGGCAAGGCCCGCACCACCGACAGTGCGCGCAAGGATTTCACACAAGGTTTTATCTGGCCGGTGCGGGGGCGGATCAGCGGTAATTTCGGTAACCACAGGATTCTTAACGGCACTCCGAAAAGTCCCCATACGGGCATGGATATCGCCGCGCCCGAGGGCACGGATATTGTCGCGCCGCTCGGCGGCAAGGTGACGATGGTGTCGGACCTTTATTATACCGGCAATACGCTGATCATCGATCACGGCTTCGGCGTCAGCACGGTGTTCGCCCATCTGCAGCAGGTGGCGGTGAAAGAGGGGCAGGATATTCGTCAGGGGGAAAAGATCGGCACCGTCGGGGCGACCGGTCGCGCCACGGGACCTCATCTGCACTGGGGCCTGAACTGGTATAAGGAACGGCTCAACCCGGCGCTGGTGTTGGGGGAGTAG
- a CDS encoding TIGR02285 family protein, with protein MPRLMYPLVASLMLLTGQSTTSAKEKITWVLAQEPPITYVRDDAYTGYGVKMLRLIQAELPDYDHAMHLGGNYQRATQDVKNGPLKCAVGVMKTPERMDIMSFSTVPVFHFFDIQIVTRKETFESWGRPEKISLNLLLKNKDLILMLSEGRKYTPGLQAILDRHQGAPHIRTTANAQFSETMLRMLQHNRFTYMFAYPEEVSYLTRQMDNMDNIVTIPITESQLFGHSWAVCSKTPQGKDAIAAISRALKKVRQTEEYREAYEAWIGGNLRTLYREKYQTEFLKIGE; from the coding sequence ATGCCGCGCCTTATGTACCCCCTGGTCGCAAGCCTGATGCTGCTGACAGGGCAAAGCACGACATCAGCCAAGGAAAAAATAACCTGGGTTCTGGCACAGGAACCCCCCATTACCTATGTCAGGGATGATGCCTATACCGGGTATGGGGTTAAAATGCTGCGTCTGATCCAGGCGGAATTGCCGGACTATGACCATGCCATGCATCTGGGCGGAAATTACCAGCGCGCCACCCAGGACGTCAAGAATGGCCCCCTCAAATGTGCCGTCGGGGTGATGAAGACACCGGAAAGGATGGATATCATGTCCTTTTCCACCGTCCCGGTATTTCATTTTTTCGATATTCAAATCGTCACCCGAAAAGAAACATTCGAATCCTGGGGCCGGCCAGAAAAAATATCTCTAAACCTGCTCCTGAAAAATAAAGATCTGATTCTGATGCTGTCAGAAGGCCGTAAATACACACCAGGCCTGCAAGCCATTCTTGATCGCCATCAGGGCGCCCCCCACATCAGAACCACCGCCAACGCACAATTCAGTGAAACCATGTTGCGGATGCTGCAGCATAACCGTTTCACCTATATGTTCGCCTATCCGGAAGAAGTCAGTTATCTGACCCGACAGATGGATAACATGGACAACATCGTGACCATTCCCATTACCGAAAGTCAGCTTTTTGGGCATTCCTGGGCCGTGTGCAGCAAAACCCCCCAGGGTAAGGACGCCATCGCCGCCATCAGCCGCGCTTTAAAAAAGGTGCGTCAGACCGAAGAATACCGTGAGGCGTATGAAGCCTGGATCGGGGGAAATCTACGCACGCTTTACCGGGAAAAATACCAGACGGAATTCCTCAAGATCGGCGAGTAG
- a CDS encoding GlxA family transcriptional regulator, which translates to MRKIAFLLFDQFQILDVTGPAQVLSSANELAPGGVYDIHYLSLVGGPCRATCGMMIDTEPFRDLTGFDSLIISGGDGSRKAATDPITVQYLKQEAPKLRRLISICTGAFLLAAAGLVDGKTITTHWAYATQLQKKNPRVTVNPDALYIRQGSIITSAGVTAGMDLALALVEEDQGRQAATTIARHLVIFYRRPGGQSQFSAFQIAQETKTKDFADLCLQIMTHPNRDYRIPQMAEDAHMTERTFIRHFTRAVGLSPGKFVEKARLENARRALAETRLNLDQIAHQCGYSSPEILRRNFQRHMAVSPSEYRQRFGI; encoded by the coding sequence ATGAGAAAAATCGCTTTCCTGCTGTTTGACCAGTTTCAAATCCTTGATGTCACCGGCCCGGCCCAGGTGCTAAGCAGCGCCAATGAACTGGCCCCTGGCGGCGTCTATGATATCCACTATCTGTCGCTTGTCGGTGGCCCCTGCCGCGCCACCTGCGGCATGATGATTGATACCGAACCGTTTCGGGATCTCACCGGTTTTGACAGCCTGATTATTTCCGGTGGCGACGGCAGTCGCAAAGCAGCCACGGATCCGATCACGGTACAATATCTGAAGCAGGAGGCCCCTAAGCTGCGCCGCCTGATCTCCATCTGCACCGGCGCGTTTCTTCTGGCCGCCGCCGGACTGGTCGACGGCAAAACCATAACCACCCACTGGGCCTATGCCACCCAGTTGCAGAAGAAAAATCCCCGCGTGACCGTCAATCCCGACGCGCTTTATATCCGGCAGGGGTCAATCATCACCTCCGCCGGGGTAACCGCCGGCATGGATCTCGCCCTGGCGCTGGTGGAGGAAGACCAGGGGCGACAAGCTGCCACGACCATCGCCCGCCATCTCGTGATTTTCTACCGCCGACCGGGCGGGCAATCGCAATTTTCCGCGTTTCAGATCGCCCAGGAGACAAAAACAAAAGACTTTGCAGATCTCTGCCTGCAGATCATGACCCACCCCAACCGCGACTATCGTATTCCCCAGATGGCGGAAGACGCCCATATGACCGAACGTACCTTCATTCGCCACTTCACCCGCGCCGTCGGCCTGTCCCCGGGAAAGTTCGTCGAAAAAGCCCGCCTGGAAAATGCCCGACGGGCCTTGGCGGAAACCCGACTCAACCTTGATCAAATCGCCCATCAATGCGGCTATAGCAGCCCGGAAATTTTGCGGCGAAACTTCCAGCGCCACATGGCGGTATCCCCCAGCGAATATCGTCAACGGTTTGGTATATGA
- a CDS encoding DJ-1/PfpI family protein, with translation MFTIGIILFDDFEELDAVGPWEVFRVAQEMGDAAEGPKLQCEMTSLSGNRVMAKKGMEVIVDKNLSEDSSYDLILLPGGAGSRALLANPDALETIRQVAQKTPWVTSVCSGSLVYAAAGLLAGKKCTSHHSCLDFLAQLSPTSEVVKNHRFVRDGAVITSAGVSAGIDMALWVVGEIYSPAFARQVQHYLEYYPDPPYQTA, from the coding sequence ATGTTTACCATCGGTATTATTTTATTTGACGATTTCGAAGAGCTGGATGCTGTCGGCCCCTGGGAAGTTTTTCGGGTGGCGCAGGAAATGGGGGACGCGGCGGAAGGACCGAAATTACAGTGCGAGATGACATCCTTAAGCGGGAACAGAGTGATGGCTAAAAAAGGCATGGAGGTCATTGTGGACAAGAACCTCAGCGAGGACAGCAGCTATGACCTGATTCTGTTGCCGGGCGGTGCCGGAAGCCGGGCGCTACTGGCCAACCCGGACGCGCTTGAAACAATACGTCAGGTGGCGCAAAAGACACCCTGGGTCACCAGTGTTTGTTCCGGGTCTCTGGTTTATGCTGCGGCCGGGCTTTTGGCGGGCAAGAAATGCACCTCGCATCACAGTTGTTTAGATTTCTTGGCGCAGCTGAGTCCCACCAGTGAAGTCGTGAAAAATCATCGGTTTGTCCGGGATGGTGCGGTCATTACGTCGGCGGGGGTTTCGGCGGGGATTGATATGGCGTTGTGGGTGGTGGGGGAAATATATAGCCCGGCCTTTGCCCGCCAGGTGCAGCATTATCTTGAATATTACCCCGATCCTCCCTATCAGACGGCCTGA